gtttttccggttatttatcggttttttcttaaataagAGACGTACACTACCAAATTcatattccggcgactacattttcaatataacactatcaaactaattgctctttgagaaatctatcatttagcAAGATATAATGATGATATttgactcaaatagtgatgaataatttaagtactcaattaaaaattgattatttttaacatgaaataaattcttgtacttagcaaaagaaaactaccaatcaaactagaaggcaaagaattagattattataatagcaaaaaactagaccaaaaaatacaaatgactaatatgtaccataaaatttcagcaattttatataaaaatatacatatatataagtgtaataataaatttatatagctacttttatagtcggtttggttcgtttttccggttatttttttattaaaaccaaaaccaaaccaaatttgatcgatttttaaaatttaaaaccaaaaccaaatcaaacctaaaaagtatcggtttttttagtcggtttggttcggttttcggtttggtcCGGATTTTCGGTTTTTTATGAAGACCCCtacccaatagtaacatctctggcatcaccgtgatgaaccgtgtccttaaggacaagcaattggggatcatcatactggcgctcactgatgcgatcatataaggaagaccgagaaacctcacaagctagaacatgactgggctccgagacatctaatctcacgaactggttggccaaggcctaaacatcaactgcaagtggtctctcaccaacaagaaTGAATGCAAAGCTACCCATACTTACTGCCTtcatactcaaggcatcggccaccctattggccttcccgggattatacagaatagtgatattaTTGTCCTTTAGCAGTTCCAAGCATCttcgttgcctcaaatttagatcctttttgtttaaacaagtgctggagactccgatgatctgtaaatacctcacaagacacaccatagagatagtgcctccaaagctttaatgcatgaacgatggcagccaactccatATCGtggacagggtagttcttctcatggggcttcaactgtcGCGAAGCgtaagaaatcactctaccctcatgcatcaagacacacccaatatcgatccgagaagcatcacagtACACTATATAAGAACTATAAGctgaaggtagaactagaactggagatgtggtcaagacagtcttgagtttctgaaggctctcctcacactcatccgaccacctgaaagtagcacccttttggatcaatttggtcgagggcgatgcaatagacgagaaaccctccatgaagcgatgataataactggccaagtcGTTTGTTGAGTTCGACGAAGTACTATAATTTTCATTGCCGGTATTACATAATAGTTGTTccgttctatcttgggaggaattaatccaacaaccttgggcaacagtgaggggattaaattctttAAGGAAACTGTTGGGCTCAGAACTTTATTTATTCTGTTTTTATTCTGTTTCTGCTTctgtttgttttattttttgcagAAACTATTTACGAGCACGGGTTgataacaagcttaaggaatttaattttgTATTATGTGTTCATCTTACTTTCTTCTTTAGGAGACTAAAATCCTAGAGATTTtttactcccgttttggagattaaaatctttgGATTTTCTACTCCAGTTTGAGATTAAAGTCTTTTTGACTTTCTACTCAATACGAGATTTAAATCCTTGTGATTTTTTACTCAGTTGTTTGTATTCGaggaagatataaaaacttcagtGACTTACTAATTCTGGTTGTGTCaatttcttttacagaaaaatgaCAACAAGTACGGAACAACATAATAGTTTTGTTGGGACTATTACTGCTGCAATGGCTATTGCGTCTTCAAGTCGCACAACTCCTGCACCGGTGATGGCACCAGCAGAAAAGCCCGTAAAGTTTTCCGGCATGGACTTTATGTGTTTGCAGCAAAAAATATTCTTCTACCTGACCACACTCATTTTACAACGCTTCATCAGCGAGGACGTTCCAGTTCTGGGAGAAGAAACTCCTGAAATGAGTGATTTGTGGTCACGGAGGCATGGAAGCATTCTGACTTCTTatgcaaaaattatattttaagtttctTGGAAGATGGCTTGTACAATGTTTATAGCGTCATGAAAATATCACAAGAGTTGTGGAATGCTCTTgaaaagaagtacaagactgaagatgatGGACATAAGATGTTTGTGGCCGCCAGATATCTGGATTTCAAAATGGTTGACGCCATATCTGTCATAACGCAAGTCCAAGAACTGCAAGTGATTGTTCATGAcctccttgctgaaggtataaattgagtcaatatttttattcaagatattgattattttactaattataaatttatgatTGAAGGTGTGGACATAAATGAAGCGTTTCAAGTTGCGGTATTTATTGAAAAtatgcctccgttgtggaaggactttaaGAATTACTTGAAATATAAGCGCAAGGAGATGATAATCGAAGACCCTATTATTCATCTACGGATTGAAGAGGACAACAAGGTTGCTGAGAAGAAATCCCGTggtaactcaacaataatgggagaaaatattgtTGAGGAAGAGTCTACAAGCAACATAAAGAGAAAGAAGTCGTCTGGTCCAAAAAATTACCCGAGCAAGAAGAAGTTCAAAGGGTAATTTCCACAACTATGGAAAGGTTGGACATAAGGCTATGGGCAGTCATGCACCGAAGAAGGACAAGAAGAagagtcaagcaaacatggttgaaaagaATTATGAAATGGAGGACTTATGTGCCATGCTATCTGAATGCATCTTGGTAGAAAATCccaaggagtggtggattgattcttgagccactcgccatgtttgtgctaaCAAAGAGTTTTTTGCCTCTTATGTTCCCGCAGGGCCTGAGGAGACTATCTTTATGGGAAACTCCGTAACTGCAAAAATTAAAGAGGTTGGAAAGATATCTTTGAAGGTGACTTCAATGTTCTCCATGTTCCTGAAATTTGCAAGAATTTGGTCTCTGCTGGACTTCTTATCAAGAAtggatttaagtgtgtgtttgttTCTGAAAaagttgtaataagtaagaatgatGTATATGTAGGAAAAGGATACCTAACTGAGGGACTTTTCAAGTTGAATGTAATAGCtattgatatcaataaagttcaaGATtattcttacttacttgagtcaaataatttatggcatgcaCGTTTAGGTCACGTCAACTTTAAAATTATATGAAAAATGGTTAActtggaagtattgcctaaatttgaATGTGATAATTTGAAATGTCAAATACATGTAGAAGCTacgtatgttaaacatccttataagtcggTTGAAAGgaaaatcctttagacttaattcacacagatatttgcgacatgaagtcaataccatctcgcgatggaaaaaaatatttcataacttttattgatgacAATATTAGATATTGCTatatttacttacttaatagtaaataTGAAGAAATTGAGgcattcaagcaatacaaaaaATAAAGTTGTAACGCAGCTaaacaaaaagatcaaaatgataagaagtgataggggtggcgaatatgaatctccttttgaagaaatatatttggaataTGGCATTATTCACCAAACAACTGCCTCTTACTCACCGCAATCTAATGGAATTGTATAAGGAAAGAATAGAacgttaaaggagatgatgaatacCTTGTTGATAAATTCGGGTTTACCCCAGAACTTGTGGGGGTAGCTATTCTTACAGCTAACCAAATACTCAATCGAGTTCCCCATAGCAAAATGCAaaccattccatatgaaaaatagaaaggtAGAAAACCCAACTTAAagtattttaaagtgtgggggtgtttggatAAAGTGAAAATTCCTAAACCCTAAAGGTTGAAGATTAGACCGAAAAcagttgattgcgttttcataggatatgcaagaAATAGTAAGGCATATCGTTTTCtggtaaaaaaattagaaaatcccGATATTTATATTAATACGGTAATCGAAtccgataatgctgaattctttgagaatatttatccgtataaaaaTGAATGTGAGTCGTCTAGTAAATAATCTAAGCGACCTTGAGAAGAAGCAAAGGAAAGTACGTTTAGTGAGGAAAATCCAAgatgtagtaaacgtcaaaggacaacTACTTCCTATGGACCAGACTATCTaacatttttgttggaaaattagccTCAAATATTTAAAGAAGCAATGTCTTCCTCGGAAGCACAatattggaaagaggcagtcaatagtgagatagaatccatattaagcaatcatacttgggaattggttgatcttcctccaggaaataaacctttgggttctaagtggattatcaaaagaaaaatgaaagttgatggtactattgacaaatataaggcaataTTAGTTGTCAAAGGgtttagacaacgagaaggtcttgattattttgatacatactcacCGCTAACGAGGATTACATCTATTCGGGTGTTAATAGCATTAACCCTCGTGTATGATCATGAAATCCATCATATGGATGTAAAGacagccttcttaaatggagttttggaggaagaaatttatatggaacaatCTGAAGGGTTCGTGGTTcccgaaaaagaaaagaaggtgtGTTGACTTGTTAAATCACTTTATGGATTGAAATAAGCACCcacacaatggcatgcgaaatttgaccaaacaatgttggcaaataGATTTAAGATTAATGAGTGTgataaatgtgtttacattaaaatcactccaaatcatATAGTCATTgtatgtttatatgttgatgatatgttatGAATGACCAAAGACATTGCGGATATAAATACTACTAAGAGTATGCttgctagcaagtttgatatgaaaacTTAGGAGTTGCTAATTTAATTTTAGGAATTAAAATCCATAGGACTCCTGAAGGACTGGCATTGTGTCAAACTCATTACGTTAAAATGGTACTTGTAAAATTCAAGTATTTAGATTTCAAAGTCGCAAAGACCCCGATTGATGTAAATGTGGCTCTTTCAAAGAATCTTGGTCAAATCAAATctcaattggattatgctcgatTGTTTTGAAGTTTaatatatatcatgaattgtacacgacctgaTATAGCTTGTGCACTAAGTAAACTGAGTCATTACACAAGTAATCTCGATCAAACTCAttagatggcaatgaaacgagttttggggtatctaaaACATACCCAAGATTATGCTTTGCACTACAATAAGTATCTTGCGGTAATTGAAGGATATAGTGATCCAAATTGGATCACATAGTCATCATAAacaaagtccacaagtggatacgtgtttactattggtggaggagcagtgtcacgacccaaaatccaactagtcgtgatgtcacctaacccaacccgctaggtaagccaattaacaactatccaattctattgaaatttaataagacaattaagtacAAGAAAATATCTacatcttatacattccccaaagactagtagtacaaatcatgagcgtctaagatttagaatttacaaagctggtatgaaataaagtacatcatctgtttgaaatatacatgaacagatcttTCATAAGTCTAGAGCTATCATGTACAAGAGGCAGCCATAatcggaacacaggtacatcttcaaatccagatCTCATAGAACACAGatacatcaacatccaacatctgcacacaaggtgcagaagtgtagtatgagtataaccgacctcatgtactcaataagtaacaaacctagccttaggttgaaagtagtgacgagctagaacagaggtcggagtccaacaccaatagctaacaatagttcataacaacataataataatGGTACAAGAAACATACTCAGATATAAGATGCTCAACTCTTTcgcagttccagaaaaataggcatgtttttcaagtatatcagtgaaaacccaattcatttaccaaaatcaccaaaatatgaataGGTTTGTAAAAATGTGATTTTTTTccccaaaacttttcaacaacaattaagatgttttatttttcagatagcatgaggaaagtacatctctatgcctacatgtcactatgcaagtgaaatcatgaatgtcaccaaaaccagGTAGTAGAAagaaatacatctttatgcatgtatctcaagtacgtatgtcaaatgcaatgtatctcagtgatgaactcatgtattcacactctcatagtactcaatctcactgcctcacactttccactcagcatgctcaatcactcgacatGCTCAGTCACTCAGTGTTATATATGGCCAacccagcccagggaagatccatcccaaatatatatacaacaactgacaatcagtcactgagtactgtataaggccaatccagcccagggaagatccatccccaagtataaatgattcgggcaagatccatgcctaaggaagattcatccctcaatataaatcaattgTGCTCAATGGGGGCGCACAGACTCCGGAGGTGatacttcagcccaagcgttataataagccagattcgggcataaatcaataagaacatgatgtggcgtgcagcccgatcccataatatcactcacgatcaggacctcggcctcactcggtcatcaatctctccagtctctcgggatcataatgccatgaaactagcccaaaaatgatgatatgatatgtcAATAAAtagaaacagagactgagatatgatatgaaatgaatgaacatgattgagtatgaaattgcaatgtaagtaaataactcaataacagaaatgacctcagtgggtcccaacaaaatGAGCATGtagtctagacatggtttctaatgtGTATCACATCTCAAaggctctagtacgtagagatttcatggttacagataagatcaggcaactacacagtaccacagaaataacaatGTCGCAATTAAAACGGTGCACGCCCatgcgcccgtcacctagcatgtgcgacgTCGCCTCAAcatccaaacacataacacgtatatttagggttcataccctcaacaccaagttttgaagtgttacttacctcgaaccagcCAAATCGAATACAGAGCAAGCCAAGcggtgctccaaaaattccatcttgCACGTACCGACCTCctaacggctcgaaactagtcaaaagcaactcaaatacatcaattaatgccaAATGAAACAAACCCAATCGCTAAAGATCATATCTTTAATCAAacgcccaaaatcaacccaaaagcccaacccagacccacgcctcggaactcgacgaaacttataaaattcgacaacccattcaattacgggtccaaccatactagtttcacccaatTCTAACTCTGAATCTatgctcaaaactcaaaactcaaaaatttactatatgaaactttaggctaaaatccccaatttttctctttaaaactcataatccaattaccaaaaatgaagataaattaacgaaatataatcaaattcgagtgtagaatacttaccccaatccttgtgatgaaatttgcctccaaaatcgccccattCCGAAGTCTATAGCCCAATATGTAATAAAAATgacaaaccctcgaatttaaaaCATTCTACCCagcttcatcgcatttgcgatcaactcGTCgtatctgcgaccaccgcttctaCGGTAAATATCATGCTTTTGCAAAAAATCCCTGAACCAGTAGCCACCGCTTCTACGATCGCTCTTTTGCGCACACTGAACCACATCTACGGTCGCGCAGATGCGCCCAtgcgctcgcacctgcgaccctcatGCCCAGCTGCACCTGTCCGTTTCTGCGATAGGCTGCTCTCTTCTGcatagtcgcttctgcgaccaagctTCCGCAGAAGGGGTTGCAACAGCAACCCAAAAATTCCAACAGCTTCAACAAGGCCTCAATCGATCTGaaccccatccgaaactcacccaagccactcgggacctcatctgaatataccaataagtaacataacataacacggtcttactcgagtcctcaaatcacacctaacaacatcgaaacgactaATTGCATcttaaatcaaacttaaatgaactttgaacttccaaaactcgcgccgaaacatatcaaattaactcggaataaactcaaattttgcacacaagtcccaaatgaaaaaATGATGTTATTCCAATTCtcagaaccacaatccgaatccgatatccacaaagtcaactcccagtcaaacttatgaacttttcaaaccttcaaattttcaacttttgccaattagcgcctaaaccttttagaaatatccaaacgaaaatccgggcatatgcccgagtacaaaatcaccatccggacataACGAaaacatcaaaactccgttccggggtcaaattcaccaaaagtcaaacttggtcaacttttccaacttaaagcttaaatcatgaaattcattcatCCAAAttgattctgaataacctgaaaaccaaaaccgacgattcacataagtaataatacatcatatggattTACTCATTCcctcaaactatcgagcgaaatgcaaatgctcaaaatgatcggtcgggtcgttacatcctcccctaattaaacatacgttcgtcctcgaatgtgcccaAAGTTGTTCTCAAGCCATCAGatcaccgtgtaaccttaccatgcacatacccgggggtgctcccacgtcaccctaatccatataagcatgacgacacaacataactgaaaatccttaattcaacctagcccataaaccttagaatccaattttccAACATTCGTAATTTTCTATAAGACCCAAATCTCGCATCTATACATTGtctaagtctgaacaagctgtatcaagacatagccataacccaagatgtactcacatgacacaccacacgactcgcatactcgtagcaaaattttcgatcacagtagctgctcaaaatgacccaataccggtaataaacctcatatcaaacaaaacctcattctaaaaccttcgtatactgtcgatgatgaaagaaacgcGCAGAAACTCGataccacttatcagatcaacaagtcatggaactCTATCTCCTTCAACAAGACTATAgtcaatttctaagccgatcagcgACATTATCCTTctaaatataccgcaatcaaatctgatagcaccaaTTCTAGATCCGACAatctcatcttatcaaatacaagctactctactgacatgccataccaatataCCCAGATCTACAAACCGTGCAATCTGTACACCAATACACAATAATGCAAATATACTCAAACATAAAAAATGACTCATATGAGAGAAACgtctcgcaagctcaacaagtaccgcCATAACGAAATGCTCAGAATCTACATACACCATAGGACcataacacatgaatctaacacaaaggatcatatcttaacataacccctactgcaatgcgtgaccccaccaaacactggtccatatgaaataccccaagccaccatgctcaaaatcaataaccacgcgcaattcgACATTAAGGACCCAAGGCGCACGACCATATCCACGTAGAAGTAATCAACACAATTCCACAACCCAAAATAACcgtaaccaaggcgcaatcaaccttTCCATATCCCAATCACCAAATCACACAAAGTCCGCTATAAGGTCTAAACTGAACCACATCATGTGTGCAtaaaccaacgaatcacaatcCCTTGTAACATGAAAGAGTAATACATAGAACATATTAGATACGAATAAattctaaccgaatggcacatccctcaacaatagcaataTGGTGTCAACCCATCTGCCCCGATGTAGAATACATACCCTCGTTAGACCTACCAATGAGCCCCCAAATCAACCCTGGTCatccataaatagataaataaccctcctaaAGTCTACAataactgaatcataacacatactatcatctagctagctttggccacatcttcacagtccacaaccacgaaataaTCTACTTCTGAAaattcccagtctccaaatccatagaacacacgaatcaccatatcttatCCCAACTCCACTGCCTGAATTTCTAATGcttctctcatacatgatcatcccatgagggatacttctataattctaccgtgccatatagcaaaaatctgaatatcaacagtcgatcaatcagtgagtactgcaataccaataaagcatccgcaagtcaaaacacaatgcgtcttctgaaatgcgcacccttctcaggcaataccaggTAGTGATATCATTCACCTGGTTgactgaaaccgtccatgtttcCTAAGAATTCATGAACTTTCCTTCAAAACTggaccgtgaccttgcacacacaaatcttaatcccacacaacataccgcatcaatcatgccatcatgtgaagagtacaagaatctcataatcaactctgagtcacaagcagaatacattgTCAATTAGCtaggaaccttccatttgatcttatccaagagaaaatcacaacacgcaacatgCTCCCCACGCCAACAAGAAATATAtacctcaaaccgtggtagaaaccattgagaacacattgaaatccatttgcacataaccaggCCATTAGAACTGAatatctctaactcaaccaagtcgcGCATGTAGCCAAACCTAAGAGTATTGACACCAAAACacttgtagagcctcaccacatcataagtacccaaggaaccgatcatatccattaccgtgttgatccaagCTATTAACAAGCTGTCccatttctctgagttcctttcgAATTACCCTCAAGCTGACACTTCTACTTGTAAGAATACCACGATCCTCACCCAAAGATCACcataagagatcctagcataaaaccacaccgagataccgatctgtaagactctactagacacttgctcatgacttgtagaacctatgaacctagagctctgatatcaccttgtcacgacccaaaatccaactagtcatgatgtcacctaacccaacccgctaggtaagccaattaacaactatcaaattccaatgaaatttaataagtcaattaagtaaaagaaaatatatgcatcttatacattccccaaggactggtagtacaaatcatgagcgtttaagatttagaatttataaagctggtatgaaataaagtacatcatttgtttgaaatatacatgaacagatcttTCATAAGTATagagctaccatgaataagaggcggCTATAATCAGaaagtaggtacatcttcaaatccagctccgtcgaacacagcaacatcagtatccaacatctacacacaaggtgcaagagtgtagtatgagtataaccgatctcatctactcaataaataacaaatctAACCATAGGTTGAAAGTACTGACGAAGTGGAATagaggtcagagtccaacaccaatagccaacaatagttcaaacAACATAATAATAATGGTACAAGAAACATACTTAGATataagatgctcaactcgttcgcaattccagaaaaataggcatgtttttcaagtatatcagtaaaaacccaattcttttaccgaaatcaccaaaatatgaataGGTtcgtaaaactgtgattttttccccTAAAacttttcaataataattaagatgtttcatttttcagatagcatgaggaaagtacatctatatgcctacatgtcactatgcaggtgaaatcatgaatatcACCAAAACTAGGTAGCAgaaagaaatgcatctctatgcatgtatctcaagtacgcatgtcaaatgcaatgtatctcagtgatgaactcatgtactcacactctcagagtactcaatctcactgcctcatactttccactcatcatgctcaatcactcgacatACTCAGTCATtgagtattgtatatggccaatccagcccaggaaaaatccatcctaaatatatatacatcagctgacagtcagtcactcagtacggtacaaggccaatctagcccgggaaagatccatccccaaatataaatgattcaggcaagatccatgcctagggaagatccatccctctaTATAAATCAActgtgctcactggggatgtacagactccggagaggctccttcagcccaagcgctataataagctagatccaggcataaatcaataaaaaaaactactgcggcgtgtaacccgatcccataatatcactcacgattaggccctcgtcctcactcagtcatcaatctcgtCGCAACATCATATCACGATGATATGATATGtcaataaatagcaatagagactgagatatgttatgaaatgaatgaatataactgagtatgaaattgcaatgtaagcaaataaatcaacagcagaaatgaccctAGTGGGTCCCAACTGAATGAGCATGTAGTCTAGATATGGTTTCTAACGTGCATCACGGCTCAATAGTTCTagcacatagagatttcatgattacagataagatcaggtaactacacagtgcCACTAAAATAACGGTGTCACAATtcatacggtgcatgcccacgcgcatgtcacctatcatgtgtgtcacctcaatatccaaacacataacacgtatattcagggtccataccctcagtaccaagtttagaagtgttacttacctcgaaccagccaaatccaataccgagcaagccaagcggtgctccaaaaattccatcccATGCATACTGACCTCTGAACggatcaaaactagccaaaatcaactcaaatacatcaattaatgccaaacaaaacaaacccaatcgataaaaatcgaacctttaatcaaaagcccaaaatcgacccaaaagaCCAACCTGGGGCCTCccctcagaactcgacaaaacttatacaatccgacaactcattcaattacgagtccaaccatactagtttcacccaatttcgattccgaatcgatgttcaaaactcaaaaactcactatATGAAACTTTAGGTTAAAATCTCCAatttttctctttaaaactcataatccaattaccaaaaatgaagataaaataatgaaatataatcaaatccgagtgtagaatatttaccccaatccttgtgatgaaatttgcttccAAAATCGCCCCATTCTGAAGTCTATAGCacaatatgtgataaaaatgaACAACCCTCAaatttaaaacattctgcccaggttcatcgcatttgcgatcaacttgtcacatctgcgaccaccgcttcaGCGGTAAATATCTCGCTTTTGCAAAAAAATGCTTGAACCAGCAGCCAGCGCTTTTGTGATCTTCAACCTGCTTTTGCGATCGCGCTTTTGCGCACActgaaccgcatctgcggtcgcacaaatgTGCCCATCcacccgcacctgcgacccttacGCCCAATTGCCCCTGTCCGCTTTTGCGATGGGCTGCTCTCTTCTGCGGAGTTGCTTCTGCGaccaagcttccgcagaagcggttgcaccacCAACCCAAAAATCCCAGCAGCTTCAACGAGGCCTCAATCAATTTGAACCCTG
This sequence is a window from Nicotiana tomentosiformis chromosome 5, ASM39032v3, whole genome shotgun sequence. Protein-coding genes within it:
- the LOC138892105 gene encoding uncharacterized protein; amino-acid sequence: MTTSTEQHNSFVGTITAAMAIASSSRTTPAPVMAPAEKPVKFSGMDFMCLQQKIFFYLTTLILQRFISEDVPVLGEETPEMSDLWSRSFLEDGLYNVYSVMKISQELWNALEKKYKTEDDGHKMFVAARYLDFKMVDAISVITQVQELQVIVHDLLAEGVDINEAFQVAVFIENMPPLWKDFKNYLKYKRKEMIIEDPIIHLRIEEDNKVAEKKSRGNSTIMGENIVEEESTSNIKRKKSSGPKNYPSKKKFKG